One genomic window of Aethina tumida isolate Nest 87 chromosome 3, icAetTumi1.1, whole genome shotgun sequence includes the following:
- the LOC109593878 gene encoding tetratricopeptide repeat protein 21B-like yields MDETDQKAKIFYFFREKYYNQMINACNDAIAKYKTDVSLHLYHALALILINRLEEGIHELESIALESEVKLATTIALIYGNKLLGGSKELFIRLDNQMREVRKSTDALGFYHSAFVLVAYNKLEKAIDYLDKAINLDNTLYEAYDLKGWILILLRQNGQRTTVNAKNVFQTSLDGNPKNLNAIMGLTECYIYQNDFKEALNIINRAVVKYSTINLPIIQKMKIQFAQKDWDQAIETMVRVKNVSPDNLDSLKQNIVILLCRDANYEEAAACIRNYIKELNTIEPNNSIICLETARLFSRICGKNLEILSEIKNLLDMLVQSNSENSDVVVELGYQSLLRGQVKEALRYFKMATKIDESSLPALIGLSICEFTENGKTDQLKQQVEFLQEFKDAQNSALLYFIQAKIANFSEEALTLLKRVCEIHFTPLKNYPYSDHYLLMLNPNFTLDIVKEYLQHISGTQESKQLSSTDKTLTSAVEILHMLVSACPGLIEPLYLLSKLQYLSGDYTLALETLEKILSKASSHVDAHLLMAQIQLQQGLYDRAAQSLEICVNNDFRVREYPLYHYISAVVDKKNGIYPEAVKSLTTAITLANTQSTKEGHMRLTLAEKASIYVELIDCLNVMEQTEEASKILEEATRELKGTSEESRIFLLSVDNFLSRKNIQGALQILENIKSNESCYLEAQKKRADILLKYRNDKFAYLECYKKLIGDNPGSEEYIALGDAYLVILEPDDALDSYGKALQINPSDSYLILKMGRALVQTHYFGRAVKYYENAIKTSSDPQLKLDLAELFMNLKEYSKAENLLAGECDKDNATDDITNLEYKIKVYNLLGQIKEKSGNIKDAIKTFRDAMETQNRLRKRLAIDYNGNSQQEEIVETALKLAELSISIKNTDDAVNFYKECLNVSPNNVNIMVSLAKLYMQMNFLELCQQTCTNILRIDNENEAASVMMADIAFHKIDFDMALFHFTQLISKQPTNWAALVRLIEILRRTGNLEDLPEYLTTAEVRCENPTKESGFLFCTALYQWYIGNLNGALKNFNSSRQDPEYGLKAIYNMIEICLNPDDEMLAEQFMDSEDIEYRDSRSMALKTADRLLKELKQRLEASGEDMLKYRLLTNFRLLATKDKYNIERALEGFVAIVSENSYKDNIGGTLGISTAYTLLKQTQRAKNQLKRIVKSTWTFDDAEYLERCWLLLADYYIQSAKFDVASDLIQKVITHNKSCTKAHEYLGFISEKEQRYKDAITNYEYAWRFGGKCNPTIGFKLAYVLMKCKKYPAAIDIAQEVLKLNPEYPRVKKDILDKCMTNLRS; encoded by the exons ATGGATGAAACTGACCAGaaggctaaaatattttacttctttagagaaaaatattacaatcaaATGATTAACGCATGCAATGATGCTATTGCTAAATACAAAACAGACGTTTCCCTTCATTTATATCATGCGcttgctttaattttaataaaccgtTTAGAGGAGGGTATTCATGAACTTGAAAGTATCGCTTTGGAATCTGAAGTTAAATTAGCGACGACCATTGCGTTAATTTACGGAAACAAACTCCTCGGTGGGTCCAAAGAACTTTTTATAAGACTTGATAATCAGATGCGCGAAGTTCGCAAAAGTACTGATGCTCTTGGATTTTATCATTCTGCATTTGTATTGGTTGCTTATAATAAACTAGAAAAAGCTATAGATTATCTAGATAAAGCAATAAATCTTGATAATACTTTATATGAAGCGTACGATTTAAAAGGGTGGATCCTTATTTTACTTCGCCAAAATGGCCAACGTACCACGGTTAACgccaaaaatgtatttcaaacCTCATTGGATGGAAATCCTAAGAATTTAAATGCCATAATGGGCCTTACTGAATGTTATATATATCAGAATGATTTTAAAGaagctttaaatattattaatagagcTGTCGTTAAATAttctacaataaatttacctataattcaaaaaatgaaaattcaatttgcaCAAAAAGATTGGGATCAAGCAATTGAGACAATGGTTAGAGTGAAAAATGTATCTCCAGATaatttggattctttaaaacAGAACATCGTAATATTACTTTGTCGCGATGCAAACTATGAGGAAGCAGCCGCATGCATTAGAAACTACATCAAGGAATTGAATACAATAGAACCAAACAACAGTATTATTTGTCTAGAGACTGCACGTCTATTCTCTAGAATATGTGGaaaaaatcttgaaatattgagcgaaattaaaaatctgCTAGATATGTTGGTCCAAAGTAATTCAGAAAATTCTGATGTGGTTGTAGAGTTGGGTTATCAAAGCTTATTACGTGGCCAAGTTAAGGAAGCCctgagatattttaaaatggcaaCAAAAATAGATGAAAGTTCTCTGCCAGCCCTAATAGGATTATCCATTTGCGAATTCACAGAAAATGGGAAAACCGATCAGTTAAAACAACAAGTTGAATTCTTACAAGAATTTAAAGATGCTCAAAACTCTGCCTTATTGTACTTTATTCAAGCGAAGATAGCCAATTTTTCTGAAGAAGCATTAACTCTACTTAAAAGAGTTTGTGAAATACATTTCACACCATTAAAGAACTATCCATATTCCGATCACTATTTACTCATGTTAAATCCGAATTTTACACTTGACATTGTTAAGGAATATCTACAACATATCTCTGGTACCCAAGAATCAAAACAGCTCTCGAGTACTGACAAAACACTCACTTCAGCTGTAGAAATATTGCATATGCTTGTTTCGGCTTGTCCAGGCTTAATAGAGCCATTGTACTTATTATCAAAACTACAATATTTGAGCGGAGATTACACCCTAGCGTTAGAAACTTTGGAAAAAATACTTTCGAAAGCAAGTTCACATGTGGATGCCCACTTATTGATGGCCCAGATCCAATTGCAGCAAGGTTTATACGACAGAGCCGCCCAAAGTTTAGAAATTTGTGTCAACAATGACTTCAGGGTTCGGGAATATCCATTATATCATTATATATCTGCTGTGGTGGATAAGAAAAACGGCATTTACCCAGAAGCAGTTAAATCTTTAACAACTGCAATTACTTTAGCTAATACACAATCTACTAAGGAGGGACATATGCGATTGACTTTGGCCGAGAAAGCGTCTATTTATGTGGAGTTAATAGATTGTCTGAATGTTATGGAACAAACCGAAGAGGCATCAAAAATTTTGGAAGAAGCTACTAGGGAACTGAAAGGAACATCCGAAGAATCACGCATATTTTTACTAAGCGTTGACAATTTTCTTTCCCGGAAAAACATCCAGGGAGCATTACAGATACTGGAGAATattaaatctaatgaatcgTGTTATTTGGAGGCTCAAAAGAAGCGAGCAgatatattacttaaatacAGAAATGACAAATTTGCATATCTtgaatgttacaaaaaattgattggcGACAATCCTGGATCTGAAGAGTATATTGCTCTGGGAGATGCATATTTGGTAATCTTGG aaccgGACGACGCTTTAGATAGTTATGGAAAAGCTCTTCAGATAAATCCATCCGAttcgtatttaattttaaagatggGTCGAGCTCTTGTTCAAACTCATTATTTTGGAAGAGCCgtcaaatattatgaaaatgctATTAAAACGAGTTCGGATCCACAATTAAAGTTAGATCTAGCGGaactatttatgaatttaaaggAATACTCAAAAGCCGAAAATTTATTAGCTGGCGAATGTGACAAAGACAATGCAACAGACGATATTACAAATTTGGAATATAAGATTAAAGTATATAACCTATTGGGGCAAATAAAGGAAAAATCTGGCAATATCAAAGATGCTATAAAGACTTTTCGAGATGCTATGGAAACCCAGAATAGGTTGAGGAAACGACTTGCGATTGATTATAATG gtaaTTCACAACAGGAAGAAATTGTGGAAACTGCTTTAAAATTGGCCgaattatcaatttcaatcAAGAATACGGACGACGcagttaatttttacaaagaaTGTTTGAATGTGTCGCCAAACAATGTGAATATTATGGTCTCTCtagcaaaattatatatgcaA ATGAATTTTTTGGAATTATGTCAACAAACTTGTACCAATATCTTACGAATTGACAATGAAAACGAAGCTGCTTCTGTTATGATGGCTGACATTGCATTTCATAAG ATAGACTTTGATATGGCCTTATTCCATTTTACTCAACTTATCTCGAAACAGCCAACCAATTGGGCGGCTCTGGTaagattaattgaaatactaagACGAACTGGTAATTTGGAAGATTTGCCTGAATATTTGACCACCGCAGAAGTCCGATGTGAAAATCCAACGAAAGAGTCAGGCTTTCTGTTTTGCACGGCACTGTATCAGTGGTATATTGGAAATCTTAATGGtgcattgaaaaattttaatagctcTAGACAGGATCCAGAATATGGTCTAAAAGCTATCTATAATatgattgaaatttgtttgaatcccGATGATGAGATGCTTGCAGAACAATTTATGGATAGTGAGGATATTGAATACAGAGATTCAAGGTCTATGGCATTAAAAACAG ctgACCGTTTACTGAAGGAATTAAAGCAACGTTTAGAAGCTTCTGGCGAGGACATGTTAAAATATCgtcttttaacaaattttagacTTTTGGCTACGAAGGACAAATATAACATTGAGAGAGCTCTAGAGGGATTTGTTGCCATTGTTTCAGAGAATTCATATAAGGATAATATAGGAGGAACACTCGGCATATCGACAGCATACACATTGCTCAAACAAACACAAAGGGCCAAAAATCAGTTAAAGAGAATTGTAAAGTCGACTTGGACTTTTGATGACGCCGAGTACTTAGAACGATGTTGGTTGTTGTTGGCGGATTATTATATTCAGTCGGCAAAATTCGACGTGGCCtcagatttaattcaaaaagtcATTACACACAACAAAAGTTGTACCAAAGCTCACGAATATTTGGGTTTTATTTCGGAAAAAGAACAAAGATACAAAGATGCAATAACCAATTATGAATATGCCTGGAGGTTTGGTGGAAAGTGCAATCCGACAATTGGATTCAAACTAGCTTATGTATTAATGAAATGTAAGAAATATCCTGCTGCAATTGATATTGCACaggaagttttaaaattaaatcctgAGTATCCTAGAGTAAAAAAAGACATATTAGATAAATGTATGACTAATTTGAGATCTTAA
- the LOC109609678 gene encoding LOW QUALITY PROTEIN: odorant receptor 94a (The sequence of the model RefSeq protein was modified relative to this genomic sequence to represent the inferred CDS: substituted 1 base at 1 genomic stop codon): MSYKALHFDLRNSFEFEKRLLTISGFYPDRKFNILRHIRVFVILLMDFIQLISMIILIALNYDDLSKISNALVFLITHITMMTKLTIFLYKGKSMLKMEDMLKIKIFTRFSEKQIEILHEYIASAERIFFFYRLLCIMTLIFYGICPFIDDLDNALPLPGWIPYDVSKNIFLYIATFVFQIITITMSAYNNSTFDTIDCMLITVASALFDVLMDNMRTINYRSNNSNQLLKNNIEFHVELLRYIKAIEKMFSYGILVQFLASCLVICFTGFQLVVTKPQSLQFVILLLYLMAMLTQVAIYCXYGNAISIKQKELLEAIHMTNWYESDMSVRKPLIILLERCKMPVTLTAGKFFTLSLTTLLAILKSSYSYLAVLQRAYSDQFVNTVELAFADGVLVQFAATVMVICTTLFQMIVSRYIQAIEEVFSYGVLVQFLASCLVICFTGFQLVVTKPQSLQFFILLLYLMILLTQVAIYCWYGNNVSIKQQELLVATLLSTWYESEMSVRKSLIILLERCKMPVSLTAGKFFTLSLTTLLGILKSSYSYLAVLQQAYSDK; encoded by the exons atgtcttaCAAG GCTTTACATTTTGACTTGCGAAATAgctttgaatttgaaaaaaggTTGCTAACAATTTCCGGATTCTATCCcgacagaaaatttaatattctgagGCACATTAGAGTGTTTGTCATTTTACTTATGGATTTCATTCAACTGATTTCTATGATTATATTGATAGCACTAAATTACGatgatttatcaaaaatatcgaatgctcttgtttttttaattacccaCATTACAATGATGACCAAATtaacgatttttttatataaaggaAAGAGCATGCTTAAAATGGAAGATATgctaaagattaaaatatttactagatTTTCTGAGAAGCAAATCGAAATATTGCATGAATATATTGCTAGTGCCGaacgaatattctttttttacagACTTCTTTGTATAATGACCCTAATTTTCTATGGCATATGTCCTTTCATTGATGACTTAGACAATGCTTTACCTTTGCCTGGTTGGATTCCATATGATGTtagcaaaaatatatttttatatattgcaaCTTTCGTGTTTCAAATTATCACTATTACAATGAGTGCTTATAATAATTCCACTTTCGACACAATTGATTGTATGTTGATTACGGTGGCATCAGCTTTATTTGATGTTCTAATGGATAATATGAGAACAATAAACTATCGTTCGAATAATTCGaatcagttattaaaaaataatattgaatttcatGTTGAATTACTGCG GTATATTAAAGctatagaaaaaatgtttagttatGGTATATTAGTACAATTCTTAGCTAGTTGTTTGGTAATTTGTTTCACTGGATTTCAATTAGTTgtg acgaAGCCTCAGAGCTTACAATtcgttattttattactcTACTTGATGGCCATGCTAACTCAAGTTGCAATATATTGTTGATACGGAAATGCTATAAGCATAAAG CAAAAAGAACTCTTAGAAGCTATACATATGACCAACTGGTACGAATCTGATATGTCCGTAAGAAAGCCATTGATCATCTTATTAGAGAGATGTAAAATGCCAGTCACACTTACAGCAGGAAAATTCTTTACTTTGTCTTTGACAACTTTATTAGca ATTTTGAAATCATCTTATTCATACTTGGCAGTACTTCAAAGAGCATATAGTGACCA ATTTGTAAACACGGTGGAATTAGCATTTGCGGATGGTGTTTTAGTACAATTCGCAGCAACAGTTATGGTAATATGTACCACTTTGTTCCAAATGATTGTG TCTAGGTACATTCAAGCTATAGAAGAAGTATTTAGTTATGGCGTTCTAGTACAATTTTTAGCTAGTTGTTTGGTAATTTGCTTCACAGGATTTCAGTTAGTtgtg actaaACCACAAagtctacaattttttattttattactttacttGATGATTCTGCTAACTCAAGTTGCGATATATTGCTGGTATGGAAATAATGTTTCTATAAag CAACAAGAACTATTAGTAGCTACACTTTTGTCTACTTGGTATGAATCAGAAATGTCCGTAAGAAAATCTTTGATCATCTTATTGGAAAGATGTAAAATGCCTGTCTCCCTTACAGCAGGAAAATTCTTTACTTTGTCTTTAACAACCCTTTTAgga ATTTTGAAATCATCCTATTCGTACTTGGCAGTACTTCAACAGGCTTATAGTGACAAGtga
- the LOC126265073 gene encoding odorant receptor 30a-like encodes MVICTTLFQMIVISTHMGAQFILLCCYFMTMMCQIAMYCYFGHNIMTSSSEITTACYMSNWLNFSVKVRKMLILIMERAKRPLIITAGRYFILNLATLMAILKASYSCLALLQRTYKN; translated from the exons ATGGTAATATGTACCACTTTGTTCCAAATGATTGTG ATTTCAACTCACATGGGTGCACAATTTATACTTCTTTGTTGCTACTTCATGACTATGATGTGCCAAATAGCTATGTATTGTTATTTTGGACATAATATAATGACCAGT AGTTCTGAAATAACAACTGCTTGTTATATGAGCAATTGGTTAAATTTTAGTGTCAAAGTTCGCAAAATGTTGATATTGATAATGGAAAGAGCAAAAAGACCTTTGATTATAACAGCtggaagatattttattttaaatttagcaaCATTAATGGCA ATATTGAAAGCGTCCTATTCTTGTTTAGCTCTGTTACAAAGGACGTACAAAAACTGA
- the LOC126265072 gene encoding odorant receptor Or1-like: MFYYHKIVVQHYPTLFMMFDFNKVYALERAFLKSIGIYPLNEMKYTCILITSAIMAFVLVYLHFVLMLIQLFCQVSNITKASNILLYLMTHIAFVSKMTNFALNKHQMCLVDDILNNPIFKTVSLGETEIIVNSMVSSKYLSVVFRFLCVGVVLFYGIYPVIDISSENMYPLDLWYPFDPNSYHSTIILFEVSLIALGAWTNSNIDILTIKLISLGTAQIEILKKKLKSLVNNMEDVVTDEIVNTRLKHCIEHYSLILRYVKTVQDLFSKGIFVQFASSVVVICMTGFQFIVVPLQSMQFILVLLYFQTMMCQVIMYCWYGHTIMESSSGISMACYMSEWNRCSPKTCKMLMIFMERAKRPIRFYAGNYFVLNLATLMAILRSSYSYFAVLQRLYKK; encoded by the exons ATGTTCTATTACCATAAAATCGTTGTTCAACATTATCCAACTTTATTCATGATGTTTGATTTCAATAAAGTATATGCTCTAGAACgagcatttttaaaatctattggTATATATCCTTTGAATGAAATGAAGTACACGTGCATTTTAATAACGTCTGCAATCATGGCATTTGTTTTGGTTTATCTACATTTTGTCTTGATGTTGATTCAGCTGTTTTGTCAAGTTTCCAATATAACAAaagcttcaaatattttattataccttATGACTCACATTGCTTTTGTAAGCAAAATGACAAACTTCGCTCTTAACAAACACCAAATGTGTTTGGTTGATGATATTCTGAACAACcccatttttaaaactgtttcatTGGGAGAAACCGAAATAATTGTAAACTCAATGGTTTCGAGCAAATATTTATCGGTAGTGTTTAGATTTTTGTGTGTTGGAGTGGTattattttatggtatttacCCAGTGATTGATATTTCATCCGAGAACATGTACCCTTTAGACCTGTGGTATCCATTTGATCCTAATAGTTATCATTCCACCATCATTCTCTTTGAAGTATCATTAATCGCACTTGGTGCATGGACCAACTCtaatattgacattttaacaattaaattgatatccTTGGGGACTGCacaaatagaaattttgaaaaaaaagctGAAAAGTCTTGTCAATAATATGGAGGATGTTGTAACagatgaaattgttaatacacGTTTGAAACATTGCATTGAACATTATTCTCTGATTTTGAG atacgtGAAGACTGTTCAAGACCTCTTTTCAAAAGGAATTTTTGTTCAGTTTGCTTCAAGTGTTGTGGTAATTTGCATGACTGGATTTCAATTTATAGTC GTTCCTCTTCAAAGTATGCAGTTTATATTGGTgcttttgtattttcaaacAATGATGTGTCAAGTAATAATGTATTGTTGGTATGGTCATACAATAATGGAAAGT agtTCTGGTATAAGTATGGCTTGTTATATGTCTGAATGGAATAGATGCAGTCCTAAGAcatgtaaaatgttaatgataTTTATGGAAAGAGCCAAAAGACCAATTCGTTTTTATGcaggaaattattttgttctaaatttaGCAACATTGATGGCA aTTTTGCGATcttcatattcatattttgcGGTTTTACAGCGCTTGTAcaagaaataa
- the LOC109609679 gene encoding odorant receptor 94a-like, whose product MTSIGLGAWLNSTFDILCVKHISIITAQFEILKLKLVQITEARINNIPIETEVVKRLDRCLHLYDLLLRYVIEIEKSFSPGIFVQFASSMCVICVTGFQLVAIPLSTSKFVMYVNYLMCMLCQVIMYCWYGHFLIGSSTNIIEACYMSDWLNCSHDIRKSLILMMERAKKPVSMRALNFFTLSLPTLITVLKSSYSYLAVLQHIYSK is encoded by the exons ATGACCAGCATTGGTCTTGGTGCTTGGTTAAACTCAACTTTCGACATTCTGTGTGtcaaacatatttcaataataacagCTCAgtttgaaatactgaaattaaaattggtacaAATTACAGAAGCTAGAATAAATAACATTCCCATTGAAACAGAGGTTGTTAAAAGGTTGGACAGATGCTTACATTTATACGATTTACTTTTGAG GTATGTAATTGAAATCGAAAAGTCATTCTCTCCAGGAATTTTCGTTCAGTTTGCTTCCAGTATGTGTGTTATATGTGTAACTGGATTTCAGTTAGTAGCA ATTCCTCTATCAACttcaaaatttgtaatgtatgtaaattaCCTTATGTGTATGTTGTGTCAAGTAATTATGTATTGTTGGTAtggtcattttttaattggaagt agtacaaatattattgaagctTGTTACATGAGTGATTGGCTAAATTGTAGTCATGATATTCGTAAATCTTTGATATTAATGATGGAGAGAGCAAAGAAACCAGTTTCGATGAGAGCCCTAAACTTTTTCACATTATCCTTGCCTACACTCATAAcg gtgTTAAAATCATCATACTCATATTTAGCTGTTCTGCAGCACATTTATTCTAAGTaa